In a genomic window of Shouchella clausii:
- a CDS encoding YebC/PmpR family DNA-binding transcriptional regulator, with protein MGRKWNNIKEKKASKDANTSRIYAKFGREIYVAARQGEPDPELNQVLKAVLERAKTYNVPKSIIDRAIEKAKGGSDESYEERRYEGFGPNGAMVIVDALTNNVNRTASDVRAAFGKNGGNMGVSGSVAYMFDRVAVIGFEGKTADEALEILMDADVDAKDIIEEDDTVIVYAEPDQFHAVQEAFRNAGIEEFSVAEFSMIAHNEVTLSEDVQAQFEKMIDAIEDLEDVQQVYHNVDLA; from the coding sequence ATGGGCCGTAAATGGAATAACATTAAAGAAAAAAAAGCTTCTAAAGACGCCAATACAAGCCGGATTTACGCCAAATTTGGCCGTGAAATTTATGTAGCTGCTAGACAAGGGGAGCCTGATCCTGAATTAAACCAAGTTTTAAAAGCAGTACTAGAACGGGCGAAGACGTACAATGTCCCGAAGTCAATCATTGACCGCGCCATTGAGAAGGCGAAAGGCGGCTCTGATGAAAGTTATGAGGAACGTCGTTATGAAGGGTTTGGGCCAAACGGGGCAATGGTGATTGTCGACGCCTTAACAAACAATGTCAACCGCACCGCGTCAGACGTTCGCGCTGCTTTTGGGAAAAATGGCGGAAACATGGGTGTCAGTGGTTCAGTCGCCTATATGTTTGACAGAGTAGCTGTGATCGGTTTTGAAGGCAAAACAGCCGATGAAGCACTAGAGATTTTAATGGACGCCGATGTTGACGCCAAAGACATCATTGAAGAAGATGACACGGTGATTGTTTACGCAGAACCAGACCAGTTTCATGCTGTCCAAGAAGCGTTCCGAAACGCCGGAATAGAGGAGTTTTCTGTTGCCGAATTTTCGATGATTGCCCACAACGAAGTGACGCTTTCAGAGGATGTGCAAGCACAGTTTGAAAAAATGATTGACGCAATTGAAGACTTGGAAGATGTACAACAAGTTTATCACAATGTTGACTTAGCTTAA
- a CDS encoding methionine/alanine import family NSS transporter small subunit produces the protein MSGSAIVMMILGMVILWGGMAASITYAYIVSKRRKKTN, from the coding sequence ATGAGTGGAAGCGCCATTGTCATGATGATTCTTGGTATGGTTATTCTATGGGGTGGTATGGCGGCAAGCATCACCTATGCGTACATTGTCTCCAAACGTCGCAAAAAGACAAACTAG
- a CDS encoding DMT family transporter, translating to MPMAIVFVLCAAMLWGTTGTAQAFLTGAHPLVVGAARLLLGGISLLMFAILTGKSLNIKGWPKWPFFVSVAAMAAYQPFFFTAVSMTGVAAGTVIAIGSAPIVAGLLEWAFFKRIPGKRWMQATAMAIAGCVLLMTAGDQSVVVTPMGLLFAIGAGLSFAAYTLASKGLVAKGEPEVVVAFIFSFSAIVLLPTFFLFEVSWLLQWQNGLVVLHLGLIATGLAYMLFTKGLKEIPGSLAVTLALAEPLTAALLGVSLVGESLSFYSWGGIALLLLGLLLASIAPKQTRAKRSFSQ from the coding sequence ATGCCGATGGCGATTGTTTTTGTGCTATGTGCTGCGATGTTATGGGGAACAACCGGGACAGCTCAAGCGTTTTTAACAGGCGCCCATCCGTTAGTAGTGGGGGCTGCGCGGCTATTGCTCGGGGGAATTAGTTTACTCATGTTTGCTATTTTGACTGGCAAATCGCTAAATATAAAGGGGTGGCCGAAATGGCCATTTTTTGTGAGTGTTGCGGCCATGGCTGCCTACCAACCGTTCTTTTTTACGGCTGTGTCAATGACTGGTGTTGCGGCGGGAACGGTTATCGCCATTGGGAGCGCACCAATAGTAGCAGGTTTGCTGGAATGGGCTTTTTTTAAGCGGATTCCAGGAAAGCGGTGGATGCAAGCAACTGCCATGGCAATCGCTGGCTGTGTGTTGCTAATGACCGCTGGCGATCAGTCCGTAGTTGTGACACCGATGGGGCTTTTGTTTGCTATAGGGGCAGGGCTTTCCTTTGCCGCTTATACATTAGCAAGCAAAGGGCTTGTAGCCAAAGGAGAGCCTGAAGTCGTCGTGGCATTCATATTTTCTTTTAGCGCGATCGTATTGTTGCCAACGTTCTTTTTATTTGAGGTCAGCTGGCTGCTTCAATGGCAAAATGGGCTTGTTGTTTTGCATTTAGGACTAATTGCGACTGGTTTGGCCTACATGCTATTCACAAAAGGACTAAAAGAAATTCCAGGCTCTCTTGCCGTAACGCTTGCATTAGCCGAACCGCTTACTGCGGCCCTTCTAGGAGTCAGCCTTGTTGGGGAGTCGCTCTCCTTTTACTCATGGGGCGGCATTGCGTTGCTGTTGCTTGGCCTTTTGCTCGCTTCCATTGCGCCCAAACAAACACGGGCAAAACGGAGTTTTTCGCAGTAG
- a CDS encoding metal-sulfur cluster assembly factor, which yields MPTEEERNETKERVMAQLEEVIDPELGIDIVNLGLVYGIELDDELNVTVEMTLTTMGCPLAGTIQADVKRALSELQELGEIGKVDVNIVWSPPWSKDRMSRYAKIALGLPD from the coding sequence ATGCCTACAGAAGAAGAAAGAAACGAAACGAAAGAACGGGTAATGGCGCAGTTAGAAGAAGTGATTGACCCTGAACTTGGTATTGACATTGTCAATCTCGGCCTCGTTTATGGCATTGAACTTGACGATGAGTTAAACGTGACTGTAGAAATGACGCTGACAACCATGGGCTGTCCACTCGCGGGAACGATTCAAGCGGACGTGAAGCGTGCCCTTTCAGAATTACAAGAACTTGGGGAGATTGGAAAAGTCGATGTGAATATCGTTTGGAGTCCGCCCTGGTCGAAAGATAGAATGTCACGTTATGCAAAAATTGCCCTTGGCCTTCCTGATTAA
- a CDS encoding DUF6933 domain-containing protein, whose product MITISCTKKLFELSHFIEEPITTTPSDEFYRWHANVFRLARKNNVIFMNNETRFCFILFGVKKIHFQNIDEVFTQALIENLRFENLEEELINKYVAHIDQITFTKTYNRSVLGSMTDMVLMTKFMIEDYLPLSEMTILPLNKQLNRTPILKLKNYPEQLMKEALRK is encoded by the coding sequence ATGATCACTATCTCATGTACAAAAAAATTATTTGAGCTATCACACTTTATTGAAGAACCAATTACAACAACGCCGAGTGATGAATTTTATCGTTGGCATGCCAACGTATTTCGCCTGGCAAGGAAAAACAACGTGATTTTTATGAATAATGAAACAAGATTTTGTTTCATTCTGTTTGGAGTCAAAAAAATCCATTTCCAAAATATTGATGAAGTCTTCACGCAAGCGTTAATAGAAAATCTCCGCTTTGAAAACCTTGAAGAAGAACTCATTAATAAGTATGTAGCGCATATCGATCAAATTACGTTTACAAAGACGTATAATCGTAGTGTTCTCGGATCTATGACGGATATGGTATTGATGACAAAATTTATGATAGAGGATTATTTGCCCTTGAGTGAAATGACAATTTTGCCATTAAACAAACAGTTAAACCGGACGCCGATTTTAAAGCTGAAAAACTATCCAGAACAACTGATGAAAGAGGCTCTTAGGAAATAA
- a CDS encoding MmyB family transcriptional regulator, whose protein sequence is MKSSHQDSRSVEWQRVLHKIEQLRIQRQQQTASRQTTKRFTQQELNDEAYRSYKNLLVGRSKRLPERQILLNIADYLECTSEERNDLLLSAGYVPLPQPMAGRQLERALDRARLLMHHLPYPAMIVTDMLDIVGFNDAYRELFDLSDFSFAADALNMIDLHFNAELPIRVHSTFDEESQARWESHAIYGIQAFKKQHPALFVDPKYDRFHRMMDQYEEIQAFWNKEALTTKDDLETAKYFLVQQPASTKRRPIRYNQLHLAVTDQAYPRIEFFVPADEAARHVFAAMGCAVDCL, encoded by the coding sequence ATGAAGAGCTCGCATCAAGATAGCCGAAGCGTTGAATGGCAGCGCGTCCTGCATAAGATTGAACAGCTCCGCATTCAGCGGCAGCAACAAACGGCTTCTCGCCAGACGACAAAGCGTTTTACCCAGCAGGAATTAAATGACGAAGCTTATCGGTCGTATAAAAATTTGCTGGTGGGTCGTTCAAAACGTTTACCTGAACGTCAAATATTGTTGAATATCGCTGATTACTTGGAATGCACGAGCGAAGAACGTAACGATCTGCTTCTTTCCGCAGGCTATGTGCCGCTTCCACAGCCAATGGCAGGTCGACAATTGGAGCGGGCATTGGATCGAGCCAGATTGCTGATGCATCATTTGCCCTATCCAGCGATGATCGTGACCGATATGCTGGATATCGTTGGCTTTAATGACGCTTATCGTGAGCTATTTGACCTATCTGATTTCTCATTTGCAGCCGATGCCCTTAATATGATTGATCTTCATTTCAATGCTGAGTTACCGATTCGCGTCCATTCTACATTTGACGAGGAGTCGCAGGCTCGCTGGGAATCCCATGCGATTTATGGTATTCAAGCCTTTAAGAAACAGCATCCCGCTTTATTTGTCGATCCGAAGTATGATCGATTTCATAGAATGATGGATCAGTATGAGGAGATTCAAGCGTTTTGGAATAAAGAAGCATTGACGACAAAGGATGATTTAGAGACGGCCAAATATTTTCTTGTGCAACAACCTGCCTCAACAAAACGGAGACCAATACGCTACAATCAGCTGCACCTTGCTGTGACTGACCAGGCTTACCCGCGAATTGAGTTCTTTGTACCTGCAGATGAAGCAGCCCGTCATGTGTTTGCAGCAATGGGATGTGCTGTCGATTGTTTATAA
- a CDS encoding zinc-binding dehydrogenase, giving the protein MLITGSSGGVGLFTHQLAALSGAYSIGVARSNSKAKLVETFGANEVLVGEDVTEAIGANGPYDFIIDSVGGNTLAALLPQLVAQGTCVSLGHSSSPNTTLNILGLGGRTLYSFFLGEEINYHAPEQDLAMLAHLVAAGKLQTVIEIRESWNQINTVAHQLIERRFTGKAVLTI; this is encoded by the coding sequence GTGTTAATTACAGGTTCAAGCGGCGGGGTCGGTTTATTTACTCATCAGTTAGCTGCCTTGTCTGGCGCTTACTCGATTGGCGTTGCCCGCTCCAATTCGAAAGCGAAACTAGTAGAGACTTTTGGTGCTAATGAAGTCCTAGTCGGAGAAGATGTGACCGAAGCCATTGGTGCGAATGGTCCGTACGATTTTATAATTGACTCCGTAGGTGGGAATACACTTGCTGCCCTTCTCCCACAATTGGTTGCCCAAGGCACTTGCGTTTCCCTCGGCCATTCTTCCTCACCAAACACAACGCTGAACATTCTAGGTTTGGGAGGAAGAACACTTTATAGCTTTTTTCTAGGCGAAGAAATCAACTATCATGCGCCTGAGCAAGACCTTGCCATGCTTGCTCATTTGGTCGCAGCAGGGAAATTACAAACAGTGATCGAGATAAGAGAATCTTGGAATCAGATTAACACTGTGGCTCATCAATTGATAGAACGCCGCTTCACTGGCAAAGCAGTGCTGACAATCTAA
- a CDS encoding sodium-dependent transporter, with product MAREQWGTRAGFIMAAIGSAIGLGNIWRFPYVAYDNGGGAFFLAYLFAILTAGIPLLLMEFSIGQKFRGSSPLSFARINKKTEWLGWWQVAISFVVATYYSVIIAWALSYMVFSFNQSWGSDTQGFFLGDYLEATEAGVLGGLNGNVLIPLIIVWAGVFVIMLAGVKKGIEWANRIFIPLLVVMFLAIVVRALTLEGAVDGLDVFFRPDWQALAQPGVWVAAYGHIFFSLSIGFAIMITYASYLPKKEDLNNSAFITAFSNGSFELLAGIGIFATLGFMAGNLGVPVAEVATSGIGLAFIAIPEIINTMPGFNGLFGVLFFGCLVLAGITSLISITETYIAGVQDKFKVSRTKSVIVGGGLSAIISLLYATRGGINVLDAVDNFINQFGIAFAGLVSVIIVAWILRKLDFLQGHMNEVSDFRIGSWWKFSLMFITPLVLGANFVLALINNIRAPYEDMPLSFLAVSGWGVAGAALVVGLLLSLIKWPPGKLEAYKKEGGQ from the coding sequence TTGGCTCGAGAACAATGGGGAACAAGAGCCGGCTTTATTATGGCGGCTATTGGATCCGCAATTGGGTTGGGAAATATATGGCGTTTTCCCTATGTAGCTTATGACAATGGAGGGGGCGCATTTTTTCTCGCATATTTGTTTGCCATACTTACAGCAGGGATCCCGCTGTTATTAATGGAATTTTCAATCGGCCAAAAATTTAGAGGATCTTCCCCGCTTTCATTTGCGCGCATCAATAAAAAGACGGAATGGCTTGGTTGGTGGCAAGTCGCGATTTCTTTTGTGGTGGCGACATATTATTCGGTAATTATCGCTTGGGCTCTGTCCTATATGGTGTTTTCATTTAATCAAAGTTGGGGCAGCGACACCCAAGGTTTCTTTTTAGGGGACTACCTTGAAGCCACTGAAGCGGGTGTGCTTGGTGGATTGAATGGCAATGTGTTAATTCCGCTTATCATTGTATGGGCAGGCGTATTTGTTATCATGTTAGCTGGTGTAAAAAAAGGCATCGAATGGGCAAACCGCATTTTTATTCCTTTACTTGTTGTGATGTTTTTAGCAATTGTTGTACGTGCCCTCACATTAGAAGGTGCTGTTGATGGATTGGATGTCTTTTTCCGACCTGATTGGCAAGCGTTAGCCCAACCTGGTGTTTGGGTTGCCGCCTATGGGCATATTTTCTTTAGCCTTTCAATTGGCTTTGCAATTATGATTACTTATGCAAGCTACTTGCCTAAGAAAGAAGATTTAAACAATAGTGCGTTTATTACTGCTTTTAGCAACGGAAGCTTTGAGCTGCTTGCCGGCATCGGCATTTTTGCGACGCTTGGTTTTATGGCTGGTAATCTTGGCGTTCCTGTGGCAGAAGTGGCAACGAGCGGCATTGGTCTAGCCTTTATCGCGATTCCTGAAATCATTAATACGATGCCGGGGTTCAATGGCTTGTTCGGCGTCTTGTTTTTCGGATGCCTCGTATTGGCCGGTATTACGTCGTTGATTTCGATTACAGAAACATATATAGCTGGCGTACAAGACAAATTCAAAGTATCACGAACGAAATCGGTTATCGTTGGCGGCGGTTTATCGGCAATCATTTCGTTGTTGTATGCGACTCGCGGTGGCATTAACGTGTTAGATGCCGTCGATAACTTCATTAACCAGTTCGGCATTGCATTTGCTGGCCTTGTCTCTGTCATTATCGTTGCTTGGATTTTGCGCAAGCTCGATTTCTTGCAAGGACATATGAATGAAGTGTCTGATTTCCGTATTGGCTCATGGTGGAAATTTAGCTTAATGTTTATTACTCCCCTCGTCCTTGGCGCCAATTTTGTTCTTGCGTTAATTAATAACATTCGCGCTCCTTATGAGGATATGCCCCTTTCTTTCTTAGCTGTTTCAGGTTGGGGCGTTGCCGGTGCGGCGCTCGTTGTTGGTCTTTTACTAAGCCTGATTAAATGGCCTCCAGGCAAATTGGAAGCTTATAAGAAGGAGGGTGGACAATGA